From the Tachyglossus aculeatus isolate mTacAcu1 chromosome 21, mTacAcu1.pri, whole genome shotgun sequence genome, one window contains:
- the RHBDF1 gene encoding inactive rhomboid protein 1: MTEARRDSTSSLQRKKPPWLKLDIPAHAGPGPDEPPAFLQPLKRQSFLRSVSVPAEASSRLPSPHAEGPPRRPALHRQTSITQTIRRGTADWFGVSKDSDATQKWQRKSIWHCSQRYGKLKPQVIREMDLPSQDNLSLASTETPPPLYVGPCQLGMQKIIDPLARGRAFRMADDADGYSAPHTPVTPGATSLCSFTSSRSGFNRFPRRRKRQSVAKMSFRAAAALVKGRSVKETGPRRAQRRSFTPASFLEEDTVDFPDELDTSFFAREGVLAEELSTYPDEVFESPSEAALKDSEEKGADQADLTGGALDRGELERSHLMLPLERGWRKQKEGAAGSGQPKVRLRQEVVTLAASRRGQRIAMPVRKLFAKEKRPYGLGMVGRLTNRTYRKRIDSYVKRQIEDMDDHRPFFTYWLTFVHSLITVLAVCIYGIAPVGFSQHETVDSVLRNRGVYENVKFVQQENFWIGPSSEALIHLGAKFSPCMRQDQQVHSFIRATRDREKNSGCCVRNDRSGCVQTSEEECSSTLAVWVKWPVHPSTPYLAGNKRQFGSVCHQDPRVCDEPSSEDPHEWPDDITKWPICTKNSAGNRTNHPHMDCTITGRPCCIGTKGRCEITSREYCDFMRGYFHEEATLCSQVHCMDDVCGLLPFLNPEVPDQFYRLWLSLFLHAGILHCLVSVCFQMTVLRDLEKLAGWHRISIIYLLSGVTGNLASAIFLPYRAEVGPAGSQFGILACLFVELFQSWQILARPWRAFFKLLAVVLFLFTFGLLPWIDNFAHISGFVSGFFLSFAFLPYISFGRFDLYRKRCQIIVFQLVFLGLLAGLVILFYFYPIRCAWCEFLTCLPFTDKFCEKYELDTQLH; encoded by the exons ATGACGGAGGCGCGGCGCGACAGCACCAGCAGCCTCCAGCGCAAGAAGCCGCCATGGCTGAAGCTGGACATCCCCGCCCACGCCGGCCCGGGACCCGACGAGCCGCCCGCCTTCCTCCAG CCGCTGAAGCGGCAGAGCTTTCTGCGGAGCGTCAGCGTCCCCGCCGAGGCCTCCTCCCGCCTGCCCTCACCGCACGCCGAGGGGCCTCCCCGCAGGCCCGCCCTCCACAGGCAGACCTCCATCACCCAGACCATCCGCAG GGGCACAGCCGATTGGTTCGGCGTTAGCAAGGACAGCGACGCAACCCAGAAATGGCAGCGGAAGAGCATCTGGCACTGCAGCCAGCGCTACGGCAAGCTGAAGCCCCAGGTGATCCGCGAGATGGACCTGCCCAGCCAGGACAACCTGTCCCTGGCCAGCACCGAGACGCCCCCGCCCCTCTACGTTGGCCCGTGCCAGCTGGGCATGCAGAAG ATCATCGACCCCTTGGCCCGTGGCCGGGCCTTCCGGATGGCGGACGACGCCGATGGCTACAGCGCCCCGCACACGCCCGTCACCCCGGGGGccacctccctctgctccttcacGAGCTCCCGCTCGGGCTTCAACCGCTTCCCGCGGCGCCGGAAACGCCAGTCCGTGGCCAAGATGAGCTTCCGGGCCGCCGCCGCGCTCGTCAAG GGCCGCTCGGTCAAGGAGACGGGCCCTCGGAGGGCCCAGAGGCGCAGTTTCACGCCCgccagcttcctggaggaggacacGGTGGACTTTCCCGACGAGCTGGACACGTCCTTCTTCGCCCGG GAGGGGGTGCTGGCAGAGGAGCTGTCCACCTACCCGGACGAGGTTTTCGAGTCCCCCTCGGAGGCGGCCCTCAAGGACTCGGAAGAGAAGGGAGCTGACCAGGCCGACCTGACCGGCGGGGCCCTTGACCGCGGCGAGCTGGAGAGGAGCCACCTGATGTT GCCCCTGGAGCGCGGCTGGCGGAAGCAgaaggagggggcggcggggtcgGGCCAGCCCAAGGTGCGCCTGCGGCAGGAGGTGGTGACCCTGGCAGCCTCGCGGCGCGGGCAGCGCATCGCCATGCCCGTGCGCAAGCTGTTCGCCAAGGAGAAGCGACCGTACGGGCTAGGCATGGTGGGCCGCCTCACCAACCGCACCTACCGCAAACGCATCGACAGCTACGTCAAACGCCAGATAGAAGACATGGACGACCACAG GCCGTTTTTCACCTACTGGCTGACCTTTGTGCATTCGCTCATTACCGTCCTCGCCGTCTGCATCTACGGCATCGCGCCCGTCGGCTTCTCCCAGCACGAGACCGTGGATTCG GTCCTGAGGAACAGAGGGGTGTACGAGAACGTGAAGTTCGTTCAGCAGGAAAACTTCTGGATCGGACCGAGCTCG GAGGCTCTCATCCACCTGGGAGCCAAGTTCTCCCCGTGCATGCGGCAGGACCAGCAGGTGCACAGCTTCATCCGGGCCACGCGCGACCGCGAGAAGAACTCGGGCTGCTGCGTGCGCAACGACCGCTCGGGCTGCGTGCAGACCTCCGAGGAGGAGTGCTCC tccacGTTGGCCGTGTGGGTGAAGTGGCCAGTCCACCCCAGCACCCCGTATCTCGCCGGGAACAAGCGGCAGTTTGGTTCTGTCTGCCACCAGGACCCCAG GGTGTGTGACGAGCCGTCCTCCGAGGACCCCCACGAGTGGCCGGATGACATCACCAAGTGGCCG ATCTGCACCAAGAACAGCGCGGGGAACCGCACCAACCACCCGCACATGGACTGCACCATCACGGGCCGACCCTGCTGCATCGGCACCAAAGGAAG GTGCGAGATCACCTCCCGCGAGTACTGTGACTTCATGAGGGGCTACTTCCATGAAGAGGCCACGCTCTGCTCCCAG GTGCACTGTATGGACGACGTCTGTGGGCTCTTGCCGTTCCTCAACCCGGAGGTTCCCGACCAGTTCTACCGCCTGTGGCTGTCTCTCTTCCTGCACGCTGG GATCCTGCACTGTCTGGTGTCGGTGTGCTTCCAGATGACCGTCCTCAGGGACCTGGAGAAGCTGGCGGGCTGGCATCGCATTTCCATCATCTACCTGCTCAGCGGCGTCACCGGGAACCTGGCCAGCGCCATCTTCCTCCCGTACCGGGCCGAG GTGGGTCCGGCGGGCTCGCAGTTCGGCATCCTGGCCTGCCTGTTCGTGGAGCTGTTCCAGAGCTGGCAGATCCTGGCCCGGCCGTGGCGGGCCTTCTTCAAGCTGCTGGCCGTCGTGCTGTTCCTCTTCACGTTCGGCCTGCTGCCCTGGATCGACAACTTCGCCCACATCTCGGGCTTCGTCAGCGGCTTCTTCCTGTCCTTCGCCTTCCTGCCCTACATCAGCTTCGGCCGGTTCGACCTGTACCGCAAGCGCTGCCAGATCATCGTCTTCCAGCTGGTGTTCCTGGGGCTGCTGGCCGGCCTGGTCATCCTCTTCTATTTCTACCCCATCCGCTGCGCCTGGTGCGAGTTCCTCACCTGCCTCCCCTTCACGGACAAGTTCTGCGAGAAGTACGAGCTCGACACCCAGCTCCACTGA
- the SNRNP25 gene encoding U11/U12 small nuclear ribonucleoprotein 25 kDa protein, whose amino-acid sequence MATGSPGERGPPQEEVEKKMEMEEEEGEEEQEQEEDEEESLPHAEVMDVFQEGLAMIVQDPLLCDLPIQVTLEEINSQIALEYGQAMTVRVCKVDEEVIPVVVVQNATVLDLKKAIQRSVQLRQEREGGTQHISWSYVWRTYHLTFAGEKLTEDGKKLREYGIRNRDQVTFSKRLRNK is encoded by the exons ATGGCGACCGGGTCTCCGGGCGAGCGTGGTCCTccgcaggaggaggtggagaagaagatggagatggaggaggaggaaggggaggaagagcaggagcaggaggaagatgaggaggagtcGCTGCCGCACGCCGAGGTGATGGACGTGTTCCAGGAGGGCCTGGCCATGATCGTGCAGGACCCGCTGCTCTGCGACCTGCCCATCCAG GTCACCCTGGAGGAGATCAATTCTCAGATTGCGCTGGAGTACGGGCAAGCGATGACCGTCCGCGTGTGCAAGGTGGACGAGGAAGTGATCC CTGTCGTGGTAGTGCAGAACGCCACTGTGCTGGACCTCAAGAAAGCCATCCAGCGATCTGTGCAGCTCCGCCAGGAGAGAGAAGGCGGCACCCAGCACATCAGCTG GTCTTACGTGTGGCGAACCTACCATTTAACCTTTGCCGGAGAGAAGCTCACGGAAGACGGGAAGAAACTTCGAGA gtACGGCATCCGGAACCGTGACCAAGTCACCTTCAGCAAAAGACTGAGGAACAAATGA
- the POLR3K gene encoding DNA-directed RNA polymerase III subunit RPC10, which translates to MLLFCPGCGNGLIVEEGQRCHRFACNTCPYVHNITRKVTNRKYPKLKEVDDVLGGAAAWENVDSTPEPCPKCEHPRAYFMQIQTRSADEPMTTFYKCCNAQCGHRWRD; encoded by the exons ATGTTGTTGTTCTGCCCTGGCTGTGGGAACGGGCTGATCGTAGAGGAGGGACAGCGCTGCCATCGCTTCGCCTGCAACACCTGCCCCTACGTGCACAACATCACAAGGAAG GTCACAAACCGGAAGTACCCCAAGCTGAAGGAAGTGGACGACGTGTTGGGGGGAGCAGCCGCCTGGGAGAATGTGGACTCCACCCCAG AGCCGTGCCCCAAATGCGAGCACCCCCGGGCCTACTTCATGCAGATCCAGACGCGCTCGGCGGACGAGCCCATGACGACCTTCTACAAGTGCTGCAACGCTCAGTGTGGACACCGCTGGCGGGACTAg